In Strix uralensis isolate ZFMK-TIS-50842 chromosome 18, bStrUra1, whole genome shotgun sequence, one DNA window encodes the following:
- the PKIG gene encoding cAMP-dependent protein kinase inhibitor gamma isoform X2 yields MEVESSTYTDFISCDRAGRRNAVHDIQRDATTISMRKLTEDLGDLAVEGAESQRDATSSENDPGARPKGQENSPSP; encoded by the exons ATGGAGGTAGAGTCCAGCACGTACACTGACTTTATTTCCTGCGATCGGGCTGGTCGGAGGAACGCTGTCCACGACATCCAACGAGATGCAACCACCATCAGCATGCGCAAGCTGACCGAGGACCTAGGTGACCTCGCTGTTGAAGGAGCAG AAAGCCAAAGAGATGCCACTTCTTCTGAGAACGACCCTGGAGCAAGACCAAAGGGGCAAGAAAACAGCCCCTCCCCATGA
- the ADA gene encoding adenosine deaminase isoform X2, which translates to MERGLRVFGDPKVELHVHLDGAIRPETILHFGRKRGIPLPGSTVDDLLKHVSYKTPLTLTQFLEKFNHYMPAIAGDREAVRRIAYELVETKAKEGIIYVEVRYSPHLLANCCVDPIPWGQTEGDLTPDEVVNLVNQGLQDGERDFRIKARSILCCMRHMPSWSPEVVELCKKYRNNSVVAIDLAGDESLKVENSSEHKKAYEEAERCGIHRTVHAGEAGPPAMIKEAVYLLKAERIGHGYHVLDDPELYKELLRAKMHFEVCPWSSYLTGACLPDFGKHPVAQFRKDRANYSINTDDPLIFNSNIDKDYSIVKDYMGFTEEEFKRVNINAAQSSFLPEKEKQELLNTLYEAYGMVPNAS; encoded by the exons GTAGAGCTTCATGTCCACCTGGATGGAGCCATTAGACCAGAAACAATCTTGCACTTTGGCAG GAAAAGAGGGATTCCTCTCCCCGGCAGCACTGTTGATGACCTCCTGAAGCATGTCAGCTACAAAACACCACTGACACTTACTCAGTTTTTAGAGAAGTTTAATCACTACATGCCTGCCATTGC GGGTGACCGTGAGGCAGTGAGGAGGATCGCCTACGAGCTTGTGGAAACGAAAGCCAAAGAAGGCATCATCTACGTGGAGGTCCGGTACAGCCCTCACCTCCTGGCCAACTGCTGCGTGGATCCCATCCCCTGGGGCCAAACCGA GGGAGACCTCACTCCAGATGAAGTCGTTAACCTCGTAAATCAAGGACTACAGGATGGAGAAAGGGATTTCCGCATCAAAGCCAGGTCTATTCTATGCTGCATGCGCCATATGCCAA GCTGGTCTCCAGAGGTGGTGGAGCTCTGCAAGAAGTATCGAAACAACTCTGTGGTGGCCATCGACCTGGCTGGGGATGAGTCCCTGAAGGTGGAGAATTCCTCCGAGCATAAGAAGGCTTATGAG gaagctgaaagaTGCGGGATTCATCGTACTGTCCATGCTGGGGAGGCCGGCCCACCAGCCATGATCAAGGAG GCAGTTTATCTCCTGAAGGCCGAGCGCATTGGCCATGGCTATCATGTCCTGGATGACCCTGAGCTCTACAAGGAGCTGTTGAGAGCAAAGATGCATTTTGAG GTCTGCCCTTGGTCCAGTTATCTCACTGGAGCATGTCTTCCGGACTTTGGGAAACACCCAGTAGCACA ATTTAGGAAGGATCGAGCTAACTATTCTATAAACACGGATGACCCCCTCATCTTTAACTCCAATATTGACAAGGATTACAGCATAGTGAAGGACTACATGGGCTTCACTGAAGAGGAGTTCAAGAGAGTG AACATCAACGCAGCTCAGTCCAGCTTCTTACCTgagaaggagaagcaggagcTGCTCAACACGCTGTATGAAGCCTATGGGATGGTCCCCAATGCATCGTGA
- the ADA gene encoding adenosine deaminase isoform X1 translates to MMDQTSPKSHRTKQVELHVHLDGAIRPETILHFGRKRGIPLPGSTVDDLLKHVSYKTPLTLTQFLEKFNHYMPAIAGDREAVRRIAYELVETKAKEGIIYVEVRYSPHLLANCCVDPIPWGQTEGDLTPDEVVNLVNQGLQDGERDFRIKARSILCCMRHMPSWSPEVVELCKKYRNNSVVAIDLAGDESLKVENSSEHKKAYEEAERCGIHRTVHAGEAGPPAMIKEAVYLLKAERIGHGYHVLDDPELYKELLRAKMHFEVCPWSSYLTGACLPDFGKHPVAQFRKDRANYSINTDDPLIFNSNIDKDYSIVKDYMGFTEEEFKRVNINAAQSSFLPEKEKQELLNTLYEAYGMVPNAS, encoded by the exons GTAGAGCTTCATGTCCACCTGGATGGAGCCATTAGACCAGAAACAATCTTGCACTTTGGCAG GAAAAGAGGGATTCCTCTCCCCGGCAGCACTGTTGATGACCTCCTGAAGCATGTCAGCTACAAAACACCACTGACACTTACTCAGTTTTTAGAGAAGTTTAATCACTACATGCCTGCCATTGC GGGTGACCGTGAGGCAGTGAGGAGGATCGCCTACGAGCTTGTGGAAACGAAAGCCAAAGAAGGCATCATCTACGTGGAGGTCCGGTACAGCCCTCACCTCCTGGCCAACTGCTGCGTGGATCCCATCCCCTGGGGCCAAACCGA GGGAGACCTCACTCCAGATGAAGTCGTTAACCTCGTAAATCAAGGACTACAGGATGGAGAAAGGGATTTCCGCATCAAAGCCAGGTCTATTCTATGCTGCATGCGCCATATGCCAA GCTGGTCTCCAGAGGTGGTGGAGCTCTGCAAGAAGTATCGAAACAACTCTGTGGTGGCCATCGACCTGGCTGGGGATGAGTCCCTGAAGGTGGAGAATTCCTCCGAGCATAAGAAGGCTTATGAG gaagctgaaagaTGCGGGATTCATCGTACTGTCCATGCTGGGGAGGCCGGCCCACCAGCCATGATCAAGGAG GCAGTTTATCTCCTGAAGGCCGAGCGCATTGGCCATGGCTATCATGTCCTGGATGACCCTGAGCTCTACAAGGAGCTGTTGAGAGCAAAGATGCATTTTGAG GTCTGCCCTTGGTCCAGTTATCTCACTGGAGCATGTCTTCCGGACTTTGGGAAACACCCAGTAGCACA ATTTAGGAAGGATCGAGCTAACTATTCTATAAACACGGATGACCCCCTCATCTTTAACTCCAATATTGACAAGGATTACAGCATAGTGAAGGACTACATGGGCTTCACTGAAGAGGAGTTCAAGAGAGTG AACATCAACGCAGCTCAGTCCAGCTTCTTACCTgagaaggagaagcaggagcTGCTCAACACGCTGTATGAAGCCTATGGGATGGTCCCCAATGCATCGTGA